In the genome of Palaemon carinicauda isolate YSFRI2023 chromosome 13, ASM3689809v2, whole genome shotgun sequence, one region contains:
- the LOC137651724 gene encoding uncharacterized protein gives MKFIYLGITQDDEDWVGICADSEVGTFPQPQSHFTHIHINVVGPPPTTIPMQTATSSTCTSTLFSGWILRFGIPVHITSDRGTTYTSQLWTSLANILVITLHQITALNPAGNRMVERFHCTLKAALLSRCNKSNWFTQLPWVLLGLKTSSEDAQDVSLP, from the coding sequence ATGAAGTTCATTTATCTCGGCATTACTCAAGATGATGAGGATTGGGTCGGCATCTGtgcggattcagaagtgggcaccttccctcaacctcagagTCATTTTACCCATATTCACATTAACGTAGTAGGTCCCCCACCCACCACCATCCctatgcaaactgcaacgtcctccACATGTACATCCACCTTATTCTCAGGCTGGAtattgagatttggtatccctgtgcatattacttctgacaggggtaccacttacacctctcaattgtggacatcattagcaaatatcctggtaatcaccctacatcagataaccgcCCTCAACCCTGCAGgaaacagaatggttgaacgttttcattgcacccttaaagcagctttgttGTCCCGATGTAATaaatccaactggtttactcagcttccctgggtcctcctgggactaaagacctcTTCTGAAGACGCCCAGGATGTCTCACTGCCTTAA